From a single Fusobacterium ulcerans ATCC 49185 genomic region:
- the mtaB gene encoding tRNA (N(6)-L-threonylcarbamoyladenosine(37)-C(2))-methylthiotransferase MtaB, translating into MSFNKRAAFYTLGCKVNQYETESIKNQLLKKGYTETAFEEEADIYIVNSCTVTSVADRKTRNMLRRAKKINPEGIVIVTGCYAQTNSKELLEMEEIDYVIGNSDKNAIVNFIEDIENRTMEKVKNHNIFLDNEYTEYEFATLREMSRAYVKIQDGCNNFCSYCKIPFARGKSRSRKKNNIIKEIKKLVEEGFKEVILIGINLGAYGEDLDEGENFESLLKSILEISQLQRVRIGSVYPDKISDEFIEIFNNKKLMPHLHISLQSCDDDVLKRMRRKYGSFLIEERLLKLKEKVKDMEYTADVIVGFPGETEDMFQKSYNLIEKIGFSGIHIFQYSDRENTLASSFTDKIDARIKKERADRLETLKIKMAEKEREQYIGKYLAVLLEEKADGYMYGYSENYLRVKIKDNGAELNSIIEVKINSLEKEMLIADE; encoded by the coding sequence ATGAGTTTCAATAAAAGAGCTGCTTTTTATACTTTGGGATGTAAAGTAAATCAATATGAAACTGAAAGTATAAAAAACCAGTTACTAAAAAAAGGGTATACAGAGACAGCTTTTGAAGAGGAAGCTGATATTTATATAGTTAATTCATGTACTGTTACCAGTGTAGCAGATAGAAAAACAAGAAATATGCTGAGAAGAGCTAAAAAAATAAATCCAGAAGGAATAGTAATAGTTACTGGATGTTATGCTCAAACTAACAGCAAAGAACTTTTAGAGATGGAAGAAATAGACTATGTAATTGGAAATAGTGATAAAAATGCTATAGTTAATTTTATAGAAGATATAGAAAACAGGACCATGGAAAAGGTGAAAAATCACAATATATTTTTAGATAATGAATATACTGAATATGAGTTTGCAACATTGAGAGAGATGTCTAGAGCCTATGTTAAAATTCAAGATGGGTGTAATAATTTCTGTTCTTATTGTAAAATTCCTTTTGCAAGAGGAAAAAGTAGATCGAGAAAGAAAAATAATATAATAAAAGAGATAAAAAAATTAGTAGAAGAAGGATTTAAAGAAGTTATTCTCATAGGGATAAATTTAGGAGCCTATGGAGAAGATCTTGATGAAGGAGAAAACTTTGAGTCTCTTTTGAAATCTATACTAGAAATAAGTCAATTACAGAGAGTGAGAATAGGATCAGTTTATCCTGATAAAATCTCTGATGAATTTATAGAGATATTTAATAATAAAAAACTTATGCCTCATCTTCATATTTCTTTGCAGTCTTGTGATGATGATGTATTAAAAAGAATGAGAAGAAAATATGGAAGTTTTCTTATAGAAGAAAGACTTTTAAAATTAAAAGAAAAAGTAAAAGATATGGAATATACAGCTGATGTAATAGTAGGATTTCCTGGAGAAACTGAGGATATGTTTCAAAAATCATATAACCTTATAGAAAAAATAGGGTTTTCAGGAATTCATATATTTCAATATTCAGATAGAGAAAATACTCTTGCAAGTAGTTTTACAGATAAAATAGATGCAAGAATAAAAAAAGAAAGAGCAGATAGATTAGAGACTCTCAAGATAAAAATGGCAGAAAAAGAAAGAGAACAATACATAGGGAAATACTTAGCTGTTCTTTTGGAAGAAAAAGCAGATGGTTACATGTATGGTTATAGTGAAAATTATCTTAGAGTAAAAATTAAAGATAATGGAGCAGAGCTCAACAGTATTATTGAAGTAAAAATAAATTCTTTAGAAAAGGAGATGTTGATAGCTGATGAATAA
- the ruvB gene encoding Holliday junction branch migration DNA helicase RuvB, translating to MDRVVTTSEMENDIEIQKTLRPRCFKDYIGQVSLKEKMSISIEAAKKRGGSIDHILLYGPPGLGKTTLAGVIATEMGANLKITSGPVLERAGDLAAILTSLEENDILFIDEIHRLNNTVEEILYPAMEDKELDIIIGKGPSARSIRIELPSFTLIGATTRAGLLSSPLRDRFGVTHRMEYYSEEEITDIILRGGNILGVKIELDGAKELASRSRGTPRIANRLLKRVRDFCEIRGNGVINRDISLKALDILGIDSAGLDDLDRDIVNSIIDNYGGGPVGIDTLSLMLGEDKRTLEEVYEPYLVKIGYLKRTNRGRMVTEKAYEHFKGVKELGENEDKHKS from the coding sequence GTGGATAGAGTAGTTACAACTTCAGAAATGGAGAATGATATAGAAATTCAAAAAACTCTCAGACCGAGATGTTTTAAAGATTATATAGGACAGGTTTCTTTAAAAGAAAAAATGTCAATATCTATAGAAGCTGCTAAAAAAAGGGGAGGATCTATTGATCATATTCTCTTATATGGACCTCCTGGATTAGGGAAAACTACTCTTGCAGGGGTTATAGCTACTGAAATGGGAGCAAATTTAAAAATTACTTCTGGACCTGTGTTGGAAAGAGCAGGAGATCTTGCAGCTATACTGACTTCCCTGGAAGAAAATGATATACTTTTTATAGATGAAATACATAGGTTGAACAACACTGTTGAAGAGATATTGTATCCTGCTATGGAAGATAAAGAGCTGGATATAATCATAGGAAAAGGTCCCTCTGCACGATCTATAAGGATAGAACTGCCAAGTTTTACCTTGATAGGAGCAACAACGAGAGCAGGACTTCTAAGTTCCCCATTGAGAGATAGATTTGGGGTAACTCACAGAATGGAATATTACAGCGAAGAGGAAATAACAGACATTATACTCAGAGGAGGAAATATTCTTGGAGTAAAAATTGAACTGGATGGTGCAAAGGAACTTGCAAGCAGAAGTCGTGGAACTCCAAGAATAGCAAATCGTCTTCTCAAAAGAGTGAGAGATTTTTGTGAAATAAGAGGTAATGGTGTTATAAACAGAGATATTTCTTTAAAGGCACTGGATATACTTGGAATAGATTCAGCAGGATTGGATGATCTTGATAGAGATATAGTGAATTCTATTATAGATAACTATGGAGGAGGTCCTGTTGGTATAGACACTCTTTCTCTTATGTTGGGAGAAGATAAAAGAACTCTGGAAGAGGTTTATGAACCTTATCTGGTAAAAATTGGTTACCTAAAAAGAACTAATAGAGGAAGAATGGTAACTGAAAAAGCATATGAACATTTTAAAGGTGTTAAGGAGCTGGGAGAAAATGAAGATAAGCACAAAAGTTAG
- a CDS encoding LytR C-terminal domain-containing protein: MNKGLGKLKLIIFVIGIIIALAVFLFINMNDGNRDLDKNSRYLIIGKSNLIAVYEDKLAVKIPYEISISKDETVEELVKNKNKEEIMATINKILPEKVDNYKVIKFGDIKLNVKNAKNIPETNIADKRYILTSSLYSMFDTLYTDTNRANEVNENIIVDILNANGRAGYARKTGETLKKNLSMKYNAANYETFLEESYVIMNDISKEKTQEVLMQLDEKYFKIKEVPSIPTLANVVVVLGKEQNVDFNVEVVGNTSTADEMGKELKKLGYKNIKNVKNDSKVESSIIEYNSEDYFIAYKIAQKLDIKDMIEKDSLKNKIMIFVSK, encoded by the coding sequence ATGAATAAAGGATTAGGGAAATTAAAACTAATAATATTTGTAATAGGAATAATAATAGCTTTAGCAGTTTTTTTGTTTATAAATATGAATGATGGAAATAGAGACCTGGATAAAAACAGCAGATACCTTATAATAGGTAAAAGTAATCTTATAGCTGTATATGAAGATAAACTTGCTGTAAAAATACCTTATGAAATAAGCATCAGCAAAGATGAAACTGTTGAAGAACTTGTAAAAAATAAAAATAAAGAAGAAATAATGGCAACAATAAACAAAATTCTTCCTGAAAAGGTTGATAATTATAAAGTAATTAAGTTTGGAGATATAAAACTTAATGTGAAAAATGCTAAAAATATTCCTGAAACAAATATAGCAGATAAAAGATATATACTTACTTCAAGCTTGTACTCTATGTTTGATACTCTGTACACAGACACTAACAGAGCAAATGAAGTAAATGAAAATATAATTGTAGACATATTGAATGCAAATGGAAGAGCTGGATATGCAAGAAAAACAGGAGAAACTTTAAAAAAGAATCTTTCAATGAAATATAATGCAGCAAACTATGAAACATTCCTTGAAGAAAGTTATGTAATAATGAATGATATTTCAAAAGAAAAAACACAAGAAGTTTTAATGCAGTTAGATGAAAAATATTTCAAAATTAAAGAAGTACCTTCTATTCCTACACTTGCTAATGTGGTGGTCGTTTTAGGGAAAGAACAAAATGTAGATTTTAATGTGGAAGTAGTTGGAAATACTAGTACAGCAGATGAGATGGGAAAAGAACTTAAAAAACTAGGATATAAAAACATTAAAAATGTTAAAAATGATTCAAAAGTTGAAAGTTCAATAATAGAATATAATTCCGAAGATTACTTTATTGCATATAAAATAGCTCAAAAGCTTGATATAAAAGATATGATAGAAAAAGATAGTCTAAAGAACAAAATAATGATATTTGTTAGTAAATAA
- the yhbY gene encoding ribosome assembly RNA-binding protein YhbY, translating to MALTSKQRAFLKKKAHELDPLVRIGKDGITDSLIQSILEAIDSRELLKVKILQNCEKEKDEVLEELSKCNEFEVVGIIGRTIILFRENKDKPAISLELKSIR from the coding sequence ATGGCATTAACAAGTAAACAAAGAGCATTTTTAAAAAAGAAGGCTCATGAATTAGACCCTTTAGTAAGAATTGGAAAAGATGGAATAACTGACAGTCTTATTCAAAGTATTTTAGAAGCAATAGACTCTAGAGAATTATTGAAAGTAAAAATTCTTCAAAATTGTGAAAAAGAAAAAGATGAGGTATTAGAAGAACTTTCTAAGTGTAATGAATTTGAAGTTGTAGGAATAATTGGAAGGACTATTATATTGTTCAGAGAAAATAAAGATAAACCAGCTATTTCATTAGAATTAAAAAGTATTAGATAG
- a CDS encoding divergent PAP2 family protein codes for MSPGIIFNNRVLDVVFIAWFIAQFYKVLMPIFKKRKFDITRLWDTGGMPSSHSSTVSCLTTCIAIRYGISSDIFAITIIFAGIVMYDSAGIRRAAGKQAGVINSLVEKIPLFIGRAQYNKHFSKEKEAKLKELLGHTPVEVVVGCALGIVVGLIFKVYLQG; via the coding sequence ATGAGTCCCGGAATAATTTTTAACAATAGAGTGTTGGATGTAGTATTTATAGCATGGTTTATAGCACAGTTCTATAAAGTACTTATGCCTATATTCAAGAAAAGAAAATTTGATATAACAAGACTATGGGATACTGGAGGAATGCCCAGCTCCCATAGTTCTACAGTATCATGCTTGACTACCTGTATAGCAATACGTTATGGTATAAGCAGCGATATATTTGCAATAACAATTATTTTTGCTGGAATAGTTATGTATGATTCAGCAGGAATAAGAAGAGCAGCAGGAAAACAGGCAGGCGTAATCAATTCTCTTGTAGAAAAGATACCATTATTTATTGGAAGAGCTCAATATAATAAGCATTTCAGTAAAGAAAAAGAAGCAAAATTAAAGGAACTCCTAGGACATACGCCTGTTGAGGTAGTAGTAGGATGTGCCCTTGGAATAGTAGTAGGATTGATATTTAAAGTATATCTACAAGGGTAA
- a CDS encoding RrF2 family transcriptional regulator: MKISTKVRYGLRALAYIAEKSGEEKLVRIKEIADDQNISVQYLEQILFKLKNENIIEGKRGPNGGYRLAKEPTEITLHQLYKILDEEDKVIDCNESEEHKATCSEQTCGTTCIWSKLDSAMTKILKETTLNEFIKNKDMI, translated from the coding sequence ATGAAGATAAGCACAAAAGTTAGATATGGGCTAAGAGCTTTAGCATATATAGCTGAAAAAAGTGGTGAAGAAAAATTAGTAAGAATAAAAGAGATCGCTGATGATCAGAATATTTCTGTACAATATCTTGAGCAGATTCTTTTTAAATTAAAAAATGAAAATATAATAGAGGGAAAAAGAGGACCTAATGGTGGATACAGATTGGCAAAGGAACCAACTGAAATAACACTGCATCAGTTATATAAAATACTTGACGAAGAGGACAAAGTCATTGATTGTAATGAAAGTGAAGAGCATAAGGCTACATGCAGTGAACAAACTTGTGGGACTACTTGCATATGGAGTAAACTTGACAGTGCTATGACAAAAATATTGAAAGAAACTACTTTAAATGAATTTATAAAAAATAAAGATATGATATAG
- a CDS encoding ribonuclease J: MIRRNKDTEKEYSKKKKTETSGIKEVKDIKEKLKAIKAGIKELKEDKEENTIEVKAEKAAEVKETKGPKEEKMYVIPLGGLEEVGKNMTVIQYRDEIIIIDSGVTFPDDNLLGIDLVIPDFSFIENNKDKVKGLFITHGHEDHIGSIPYLYQKIDKSVPMFGGKLTLALAKSKFDNPGFSKELPKMKEVKGRSKVKVGKYFTVEFIKVTHSITDAYSLAISSPAGVVFHTGDFKIDLTPVDSEGVDFARLSQIGEQGVDLMLSDSTNSEVEGFTPSERSVGEAFKQEFSKAKGRIIVAAFASHVHRLQQIINTAEEYGRKIAIDGRSLVKVFEIASNLGYLRIPEGMMVALSEVDGLKDNKVVILCTGTQGEPMAALSRIAKNMHKHIKIKEGDTVIISATPIPGNEKAVSNNINNLLKYDAEVVFKKIAGIHVSGHGSKDEQKLMLNLIKPRYFMPVHGEHKMLKAHKDTAIETGVPKNNVIIAQNGSKVEVTKSAVKIKGKVNAGSTLVDGLGVGDIGNIVLKDRQQLSQDGVVVIVFTTSKETGKIIAGPDIVTRGFVYSKESDDIIKEAIEAIKSKLSNIEGHSTKDWNTFKNTTRDIASKYFYNKTKRNPVVLPIIMEI, translated from the coding sequence ATGATAAGAAGAAACAAAGATACAGAAAAAGAATATTCAAAAAAGAAAAAAACAGAAACTAGCGGAATAAAAGAAGTAAAAGATATAAAAGAAAAATTAAAAGCTATAAAAGCTGGAATAAAAGAATTAAAAGAGGATAAAGAAGAAAATACAATAGAAGTTAAAGCAGAAAAGGCTGCTGAAGTAAAAGAAACAAAGGGGCCAAAAGAAGAAAAGATGTATGTCATTCCTCTTGGAGGTCTCGAAGAAGTAGGAAAAAATATGACAGTCATCCAATATAGAGATGAGATAATAATAATAGATTCAGGAGTGACTTTTCCAGATGATAATCTATTAGGAATAGATCTGGTAATACCTGACTTTTCATTTATAGAAAATAATAAAGATAAAGTAAAAGGGCTTTTTATAACTCATGGACATGAAGATCATATAGGTTCGATTCCATACCTTTATCAAAAAATAGACAAGAGTGTTCCAATGTTTGGAGGAAAACTTACATTAGCTCTAGCTAAATCAAAATTTGATAATCCTGGTTTTTCCAAAGAACTCCCTAAGATGAAAGAAGTGAAAGGGAGAAGCAAAGTAAAAGTAGGAAAATATTTTACAGTTGAATTTATAAAAGTAACACACTCTATAACAGATGCTTATTCATTAGCAATATCATCACCAGCAGGAGTGGTATTTCATACAGGAGACTTTAAAATAGATCTTACCCCAGTAGATAGTGAAGGGGTAGACTTTGCAAGGCTTTCTCAAATTGGGGAACAGGGAGTAGATTTGATGCTTTCTGATTCAACAAACTCAGAAGTAGAAGGCTTTACACCATCAGAAAGAAGTGTAGGAGAAGCATTTAAACAAGAATTTTCAAAAGCTAAGGGAAGAATAATTGTAGCAGCTTTTGCTTCACATGTTCATAGATTACAGCAAATAATAAATACAGCAGAAGAATATGGAAGAAAGATAGCTATTGATGGAAGAAGTTTAGTAAAGGTATTCGAGATAGCTTCTAACCTTGGATATCTTAGAATTCCAGAAGGTATGATGGTAGCATTATCAGAAGTGGATGGACTTAAAGATAATAAAGTAGTTATCTTATGTACAGGAACACAGGGTGAGCCAATGGCTGCTCTGTCTAGAATAGCTAAAAATATGCATAAACATATAAAAATAAAAGAGGGAGATACAGTAATAATTTCTGCAACTCCAATACCTGGAAATGAGAAAGCTGTTTCTAATAATATAAATAACCTTCTTAAATATGATGCTGAAGTTGTATTTAAAAAAATAGCAGGAATACATGTTTCAGGACATGGAAGCAAAGATGAACAAAAGCTTATGCTTAATCTTATAAAACCAAGATATTTTATGCCAGTACATGGAGAACATAAAATGCTGAAAGCTCATAAAGATACAGCTATAGAAACAGGAGTGCCTAAAAATAATGTCATAATTGCTCAAAATGGGAGTAAAGTAGAAGTAACAAAATCAGCAGTAAAAATTAAAGGAAAAGTAAATGCTGGTTCTACACTTGTAGATGGATTAGGTGTAGGAGATATAGGAAATATAGTTTTAAAAGACAGACAGCAGTTATCACAAGATGGAGTGGTAGTAATAGTCTTTACAACAAGTAAAGAAACTGGAAAAATAATAGCAGGACCTGATATTGTAACAAGGGGATTTGTATATTCTAAAGAATCTGATGATATAATAAAAGAGGCTATTGAAGCAATAAAATCTAAGTTAAGCAATATAGAAGGACATTCAACAAAAGACTGGAATACATTCAAGAATACTACGAGGGATATAGCATCAAAATATTTTTATAATAAAACAAAAAGAAATCCAGTAGTACTACCAATAATCATGGAAATATAA
- a CDS encoding RsmE family RNA methyltransferase codes for MISVIITSENISGNRITVNEKSDINHLKNVFRIKIDEEIRAVDGEKEYYCKVVSIDKKEIVLEIEQIFEDRYSHKVKIDAALGILKNDKMDLTIQKLTEIGINKIIPLAVKRGVAKITEKKDKWDLIVKEALKQCQAVKATEIDEVKKLEEIEFEKYDLVIVPYECEEEYTLKNLLRNREKLPERVLYIIGSEGGFDPEEIIFLKNKKADIVTLGRRILRAETASIVVGGILINEFQ; via the coding sequence GTGATAAGTGTTATAATAACAAGTGAGAATATTAGTGGAAACAGGATTACAGTTAATGAAAAAAGCGATATAAATCATTTGAAAAATGTTTTCAGAATAAAAATAGATGAAGAAATAAGAGCTGTAGATGGAGAAAAAGAGTATTATTGTAAGGTTGTTTCAATAGATAAAAAAGAGATAGTTCTAGAAATAGAACAGATATTTGAAGATAGATATTCTCACAAAGTAAAGATAGATGCTGCATTAGGGATATTAAAAAATGATAAAATGGATCTTACTATTCAGAAACTCACAGAAATCGGAATTAATAAAATAATACCTCTAGCTGTAAAGAGAGGTGTTGCTAAGATAACCGAGAAAAAAGATAAGTGGGATCTTATAGTAAAGGAAGCTTTGAAACAATGTCAAGCAGTTAAAGCTACTGAAATAGATGAGGTAAAAAAACTTGAAGAGATAGAGTTTGAAAAATATGATCTTGTGATTGTTCCTTATGAATGTGAAGAGGAATATACACTGAAAAATCTATTGAGAAACAGAGAAAAACTTCCAGAGAGAGTCCTATATATAATAGGTTCAGAAGGAGGGTTTGACCCAGAAGAGATAATATTTCTGAAAAATAAAAAAGCAGATATAGTCACTTTGGGAAGAAGGATACTAAGAGCAGAAACAGCCTCTATTGTAGTAGGAGGAATATTAATAAATGAGTTTCAATAA
- the mrdA gene encoding penicillin-binding protein 2 translates to MKNGKIQIKLGSDNSKRDIIFKVFILLVFLGLGSRMMYLQLVRGERYAYLSEKNRFKLKKIESPRGKIYDREGRLVVTNGAGYRLVYLKERDSDPEIVREISEVTGYDEDYIKKRIRNGEIFPYTRENVLVESLDEETAHKLMEKIVDYPYLQVQTYSKRRYLYDSVASHSIGYVKKISEKEYEKLKDEGYSPRDIIGKDGIERAYDKKLQGEDGYEYIEVNAFNKVQRRVAEEKDPIPGKDLYMTLNMELQEYMEEQFKEEERVGAFIAMDPKTGEIITMVSYPTYSLNMFSSQILNEDWQKIITDPGRPLTNKTIAGEYPPGSVFKVVSAMAFLDNGIDPKEKYLDKNGYYEIGKWRWRAWKVGGHGYVDMKKSIVESANPYYYRLSDQIGHKPIADTARLFGFNERTGIDIPGEKRGLLPDAEWKKKVMGSGWYKGDTILLSIGQGYLTVTPLQIAVLYATIANKGYVYSPHLVKKLVDFSGKNVTPITGEKRQVTKFPKKYYDELNEALIATVAQDNGTTKVLRTPGMKVAAKSGSAQNPHSKTTHAWVAGYFPADNPEIVFSVILEGAGGGGAMGGGMARKFIDKYLEIKNRENAANENPTNNGEKVN, encoded by the coding sequence ATGAAAAATGGAAAAATTCAAATAAAATTAGGATCAGATAACAGTAAAAGAGATATAATATTCAAGGTTTTTATTTTGCTTGTATTTTTAGGACTTGGATCTAGAATGATGTATCTTCAGCTTGTGAGAGGTGAAAGGTATGCGTATCTTTCTGAAAAAAATAGATTTAAACTAAAAAAGATAGAGTCTCCAAGAGGGAAAATTTATGACAGAGAAGGAAGACTGGTAGTAACAAATGGTGCTGGATATAGACTTGTATACTTGAAAGAAAGAGATAGTGATCCTGAAATAGTTAGAGAAATCAGTGAAGTAACTGGTTATGATGAAGATTATATAAAGAAAAGAATAAGAAATGGAGAAATATTTCCTTATACTAGGGAAAATGTATTAGTAGAAAGTCTGGATGAAGAAACAGCCCATAAGTTAATGGAAAAGATAGTGGATTATCCTTATCTTCAAGTACAAACTTATTCAAAGAGAAGATATCTTTATGATTCAGTAGCTTCTCATAGTATAGGGTATGTAAAAAAAATATCAGAAAAAGAATATGAAAAATTGAAAGATGAAGGATATTCACCAAGAGATATAATAGGAAAAGATGGTATAGAAAGAGCTTATGATAAAAAGCTTCAAGGGGAAGATGGATATGAATATATAGAGGTAAATGCTTTTAATAAAGTACAGAGAAGAGTTGCAGAAGAAAAAGATCCAATACCTGGAAAAGACCTTTATATGACATTGAACATGGAACTTCAGGAATACATGGAAGAACAATTCAAAGAAGAGGAAAGAGTGGGAGCTTTTATAGCCATGGATCCTAAAACAGGAGAAATAATTACTATGGTAAGTTATCCTACATATTCTTTAAATATGTTTAGTTCTCAAATTTTAAATGAGGATTGGCAAAAAATAATAACTGACCCAGGAAGACCACTGACTAATAAGACAATAGCAGGTGAGTATCCGCCAGGATCAGTATTTAAAGTAGTGTCAGCAATGGCATTCCTTGATAATGGAATAGATCCTAAGGAAAAATATCTAGATAAAAATGGATATTATGAAATAGGAAAATGGAGATGGAGAGCTTGGAAAGTTGGAGGACATGGATATGTAGATATGAAAAAATCCATTGTTGAATCAGCTAACCCTTATTATTACAGATTATCTGATCAGATAGGGCATAAACCAATAGCAGATACAGCTCGTTTATTTGGATTTAATGAAAGAACAGGAATAGATATTCCTGGAGAAAAAAGAGGACTGCTTCCAGATGCTGAATGGAAAAAGAAAGTAATGGGAAGTGGATGGTACAAAGGAGACACAATACTTTTATCAATCGGGCAGGGGTATCTTACAGTAACTCCTCTACAGATAGCTGTTCTTTATGCTACGATTGCAAATAAAGGATATGTGTATTCTCCCCATTTAGTAAAAAAATTAGTGGATTTTAGTGGAAAGAATGTAACTCCAATAACAGGAGAAAAACGTCAGGTAACAAAATTTCCTAAAAAATATTATGATGAATTAAATGAAGCTTTAATAGCAACGGTTGCACAGGATAATGGTACAACAAAAGTACTTAGAACTCCTGGGATGAAAGTTGCAGCAAAAAGCGGTTCTGCACAGAACCCACACTCTAAAACTACACATGCGTGGGTAGCAGGATATTTTCCTGCAGATAATCCTGAGATAGTCTTTTCAGTTATACTGGAAGGAGCTGGAGGTGGAGGAGCTATGGGTGGAGGAATGGCTAGAAAATTTATAGATAAATATTTGGAGATAAAAAATAGAGAAAATGCAGCCAATGAAAATCCGACTAACAATGGAGAGAAAGTTAATTAG
- the dxs gene encoding 1-deoxy-D-xylulose-5-phosphate synthase translates to MENLKDASVDKIKKRAEEIREILIETVSKNGGHLGPNLGVVELTLCLHKVFDFSENKLLFDVGHQSYVHKILTGREERFSTLRQRNGIGPFMDPKESPYDPFISGHAGTALSAAAGIAVADPSKKVIVVIGDASISNGHSLEALNNIGAKLKNLIIILNDNEMSIGKNVGSLSRFFGKLMVSEKYMNFRDDVKAIINKIRIVNRVSNTLERMEFSVKNFFLPLSILESLGLKFLGVIDGHNIEELIDTFNKVKDMEGPIFIHIKTQKGKGYSFAEKDQEKFHGISPFDMKTGSTPYKTKTYSSILGEEMVKLGEEDENIYAISAGMVKGTGLGEFFEKFPKRAIDVGIAEGHAVTFAGGLASMGKKPYVAVYSTFIQRGFSQLIHDISIQKLPVRFIIDRAGIVGEDGKTHNGLYDISMFTTIPNYTVIAPTTCDELVEALELSKDFDDGPMVIRIPREISFSLENDEKFQIGKWKEIKKGKKSLFIATGSMLKEILSIDEQLKSKGIDGTIVSAASIKPLDEKYILDNLDKYDNIFVVEEAYEKNSFGSSILDFINEMGKKKLINKIAIENGIVPHGKRGELLEEFGLKGENLIKRIEEKIDAGKK, encoded by the coding sequence ATGGAAAATTTGAAAGATGCAAGTGTAGATAAAATTAAGAAAAGAGCTGAAGAGATAAGAGAAATATTAATAGAAACTGTAAGTAAAAATGGAGGACATCTTGGTCCAAATTTGGGGGTAGTAGAGCTTACTCTGTGTCTGCATAAAGTTTTTGATTTTTCTGAAAATAAATTACTTTTTGATGTTGGACATCAGTCATATGTACATAAAATACTGACAGGAAGAGAGGAAAGATTTTCTACACTGAGACAGAGAAATGGCATTGGGCCATTTATGGATCCCAAAGAAAGTCCATATGATCCATTTATTTCTGGTCATGCAGGAACAGCTCTTTCAGCAGCAGCAGGGATAGCAGTAGCTGATCCCAGTAAAAAAGTAATAGTAGTTATTGGAGATGCTTCTATCTCTAATGGACATTCTCTAGAGGCTTTGAACAACATTGGTGCTAAACTTAAAAACCTTATCATAATATTAAATGATAATGAGATGTCTATTGGAAAAAATGTGGGATCTCTTTCTAGGTTTTTTGGAAAATTAATGGTAAGTGAAAAATATATGAACTTTAGAGATGATGTAAAAGCTATTATAAATAAAATAAGAATAGTAAATAGAGTATCTAATACACTTGAAAGAATGGAGTTTTCTGTAAAAAATTTCTTTCTTCCATTAAGTATTCTTGAAAGCTTAGGATTGAAGTTTTTGGGAGTTATAGATGGACATAATATAGAAGAGCTAATTGATACATTTAATAAAGTTAAAGATATGGAAGGACCAATCTTTATACATATAAAAACTCAGAAAGGAAAAGGATATTCATTTGCTGAAAAGGATCAGGAAAAATTTCATGGAATATCGCCTTTTGATATGAAAACAGGTTCTACTCCTTATAAAACAAAAACTTACTCTAGTATTTTAGGGGAAGAGATGGTAAAACTTGGAGAAGAGGATGAGAATATATATGCTATTTCAGCTGGAATGGTAAAGGGAACAGGACTTGGAGAATTTTTTGAGAAATTTCCTAAGAGAGCCATTGATGTAGGAATAGCTGAAGGACATGCTGTGACTTTTGCAGGGGGTCTTGCTTCTATGGGGAAAAAACCATATGTAGCAGTTTATTCTACCTTCATACAAAGAGGATTCAGCCAGCTTATTCATGATATCTCCATTCAAAAACTACCAGTTCGTTTTATAATAGACAGAGCAGGTATTGTAGGAGAGGATGGAAAAACTCACAATGGTCTTTATGACATTTCTATGTTTACCACTATTCCTAACTATACTGTTATTGCTCCTACTACTTGTGATGAACTTGTAGAAGCTCTGGAGTTATCAAAAGATTTTGATGATGGACCTATGGTAATAAGAATACCTAGAGAGATATCTTTTTCATTGGAAAATGATGAAAAATTTCAAATAGGTAAATGGAAAGAGATAAAAAAAGGGAAAAAATCTCTCTTTATAGCAACAGGTAGTATGCTGAAAGAGATTTTAAGTATAGATGAGCAGTTAAAATCAAAAGGAATTGATGGAACAATAGTAAGTGCAGCTTCAATAAAACCTCTTGATGAAAAATACATATTGGACAATCTGGATAAATATGATAATATTTTTGTTGTAGAAGAAGCTTATGAGAAAAACTCATTTGGGAGTAGTATATTAGATTTTATTAATGAAATGGGGAAGAAGAAACTGATAAATAAAATAGCAATAGAAAATGGAATCGTGCCACAT